The Sphaerospermopsis torques-reginae ITEP-024 genome has a window encoding:
- a CDS encoding carbohydrate ABC transporter permease translates to MNKLTPKNWIIIQERLTPYLFLLPALVLLSLTVFWPALQAFYLSFTSYQDIGEAPKFIGFDNFLRLWKDVVFWKTLENTFLYLVGVVPILVITPLILAILVNQKLRGMNWFRTAYYTPVVISMVVAGIAWKWLYAENGLLNQLLKTLGIFPEGIPWLTSPEKILGIVPISLASVMAVTIWKGLGYYMVIYLAGLQSIPADVYEAAAIDGSDGIRKHLDITIPLMQPYLALVAVISAISATKVFEEVYIMTGGGPLNSSKTIVYYLYEQAFSNLEFTYACTIGLVLFLIILGLSVLRLAINQQDDNNLGV, encoded by the coding sequence ATGAATAAATTAACACCTAAAAACTGGATAATTATTCAAGAGAGATTGACACCTTATCTATTTTTATTACCAGCTTTAGTTTTATTAAGCTTAACTGTTTTTTGGCCTGCGCTGCAAGCATTTTACCTTAGCTTTACCAGCTATCAAGATATTGGAGAAGCGCCTAAATTTATCGGTTTTGACAACTTTCTCCGTTTATGGAAAGATGTTGTTTTTTGGAAAACCTTAGAAAACACCTTTCTCTATTTGGTTGGAGTTGTGCCAATTTTGGTAATTACTCCCTTAATTTTAGCGATTTTGGTAAATCAAAAATTGCGGGGTATGAATTGGTTTAGAACTGCATATTATACACCTGTAGTCATTTCAATGGTTGTTGCAGGTATAGCTTGGAAATGGTTGTATGCAGAAAACGGTTTATTAAATCAATTGTTGAAAACTTTAGGTATATTTCCCGAAGGAATTCCTTGGTTAACAAGTCCAGAGAAAATATTAGGAATTGTCCCCATTTCATTAGCTAGTGTCATGGCTGTAACTATTTGGAAAGGTTTAGGATATTACATGGTAATTTATTTAGCTGGATTGCAATCTATTCCTGCTGATGTTTATGAAGCAGCAGCAATTGATGGTTCGGATGGGATTCGCAAACATCTAGATATTACCATTCCTTTAATGCAGCCTTATTTAGCTTTAGTAGCGGTAATTTCGGCGATTTCTGCCACTAAAGTCTTTGAAGAAGTTTATATTATGACAGGAGGCGGTCCCCTGAATAGTTCTAAAACAATTGTTTACTATTTATATGAACAGGCATTTAGTAATTTAGAATTTACCTATGCTTGTACAATTGGCTTGGTGTTATTTTTAATCATCTTAGGATTATCAGTTTTGCGATTAGCAATTAATCAGCAAGATGATAATAATCTAGGTGTGTAA